TTCTGTGAATAGTCTACTTGGATTTATACCACTTCAGTATATTGACCCTCTAACGGGCTATTGTCTTAGCTGTGACTTCTCTACAGTTAAATCCAGTAAGATGACAACACCGGAGAGATATcccactcctcttcttccacaggatggttcagaagaacatcacaatgtcccacgggatgatgatcaggtagatggagataatGTCTCATGAAATGTTCTCTATGATCTGTAGAaaggctgtgaagatcttgtgttcagtcttgttttatGTAACATGTTTTTGTTATGGTGGTGCTCTATGTCTACTGCCATCCCGCCATCTGGGGTGGACACGTGTGCTGCATCACTCGCCCTACCACTGTCTGGTAGCCAAGCGGCGATGATCCTTTGCTGCCGCCCAGTAACAGATAGTCAGGGCTGGCCGTTGGAGTTTTGTGTCCCTCATTGGAGGCTGCAGCCAACATCTGGCTGCCAGGTCTCCTTCCCTGACCCTTAAGGTGTGTGAGCAtcctggctcttaaagggccagttaaCCTGTACTCCACTCTTCATTAGCCAATGGCTGAAAACCTGTGGATACTTAAGGCACCTTTCCCAAGGCTTCTCTAGCTTGGTAGATCCTGCAAAAATGCTAGAATCTGTGTACTAACATCTGCCTGATTCCTGGATTCTGAATCTCTGCCGCCTAACCTGACTCGTGCCTGTTTACCATTTTGACCCTGTGCTGCCTGGCCTGACCTTTTGGACTGATTATCAGATTAGCATGAACTCTGGCTGCTTTGATCTCCTCCTGCCATTGACCATGAGCTTTTCCTGATCTCTCTGTGCTTTGCACTTGTGTCTCTTACCCctatgggtcagcagccaaccacaacaggactattccaagaggtatcagcttggtggctcccctgcagcaaatgCCAGGTCCCTGTATAGGAATTAAAGGGTGAAaagcaggggactgccaggataagtcCATCAGGacaagcccaaagtcaaaccagttggttggCATGATTGATCTAAGTCTACTGTCTGTAACAGTTTTATCCTTATATAATGAGAAaggtggagatggcaggattacagctgaccatagacATTACATGTTGTCTGGATCGTCTCACAATTTTCTGACTATGGATACTGCTGTTTGGAACAAACAGGTTGGCGttatacaggagacctgcagatattcGGGTCAGATAACTCCTGCTTTCATGTCAGTTTTGGTCATCATTCTAATTACTGATGTTTTCTGGTCATATAAACCTTCAACATGACTTCAACTGTCTGATGTCTTTTACATTATttctttcacagcttgtgaatccggATGAAGATCTGAACATTATATATGTTACAGAGACATATGAGAGGGGTGATGAGCATATTAGAAAGGATATTCCTACAGAAATCCAcccaggtgagtagtaaccaATAAATAAAACAGAGCAGACTCTACTCATTTTCTTAGCATTTTAGAtgataaaacttgctgatcatttATATTATGGACATGaatatagatatataatatacatacatgTGAACAAGGCCTGTTCCATTATCATCTGCTATAAGTACTTCAGAATTATTTGCCAATTTTTCAACTAAGGAACCATTAATTCCTTCAAAATAAGCCTAGTTTACATGTCAGTGTTTGGTGATCTGCAGTGACTGTCAGCCAAAACCCCATGCAGGTCAACAACACAGAAGTGGTGAAatgctttccattataccttatctctatgTAGACTCCATTCCTGGTTTGACTAAATCAATGGGCGGTTTGCCTAATGGCCAAATATTTTctgtgtagaatattttttttactgtagctcGATCTAGGTGATCTACCATGGAACTGAGGATGGCAAACATGTTTTGCGAATTATACTATTGCGCATTCTTTTGTATGCCCCATTTTCAGATAtcccagtgcccccatactaGTGATGGCAGCCACAATTATTATTCATAAGGCCAGTGTATATGCTAGGCTATTTGTATAAGCAGTTCTTGGTGTGATTTTTCTATGTAGATGGTTTAGCCAATACTAGGAATAGATTATgaaggcaggaaaagtctaaagaaACTTTGTATACATAGAAATATTTTGAAAAATGGATACCAGCCTTACACTTGCTCTAAAGCCATGGCTTCTTTGAGACAATActgctcctcctctctgctctgttttaTGGCAAAGTGCATGCAGCCATCAAGAAGTGTGTGACACAGACACCACCTAATAGCACTGACTCACAGGTCCCTATATTATTCTCCATTGAGCTTTTCACTAGAAAAGAGTGGTGGTAGACACATTGAAACCTATGAAGATGCTGGCTTCAACCCAAAAGTGGGAAACTACAAGAGAACAGCCTGATGGCCTAACGTTATGATCTACTGGTCCTTGCTCAGAGGTCTACTGATAGCTAATGATCTGTTTTGCCATTAATATCTCAGTTGACAATTACATTTTGCTCCATGCTTTGCAAATTCGAAGTACATTTTCTACAGAAATATTATAAAATCTAATAACAATATCATTCTAAGGTTATATTATTCAAAATTGTAAAGTATGTTTTCTTTTTGACAGATGACTGTAACAGTAGCTCAGAAGAACATCTGGTGTCTTCACATTTTAAAGCAGATGATCATGTTGTCACACAAGATACCTATGAAAAACATGCCATTATCACAGATGTACCCTCtgacattcacagcaaaaatcCATCATATGATGCTATGAAACACGTggaggagaagccattttcatgttcatattgtgggaaatgttttaaacagaaatcagatcttgttatacatcagagatgcCACACTTggttgatgctatttacatgtacAGAATGTAATAAATGTTTTAatcagaaatcagatcttgttagacatcagagaattcacacaggagaaaagccattttcatgcccagaatgtgggaaatgttttactcaaaAATCAAGTCTTGATtaccatcagagaactcacacaggagagaagccattttcatgttcagaatgtgggaaatgttttactgcgAAATCAGattttgttagacatcagaggagtcatacaggggagaagccatattcatgttcagaatgtgggaaatgttttagaaaCAGATCACATCTTTTGAAACATAGGCATATTCACACAGGGTTGAAACCacattcatgttctgaatgtaggAAATGTTTTACCCAAAAGTCAGCACTTGTTATGcatcaaagaactcacacaggtgagaagccatttttatgtttagaatgtgagaaatgttttacttcGAAATCAGATTTAGTTAGACATCAGaagattcacacaggggagaagccatattcatgttatgAATGTAGGAAATGTTTTACCCAGAAGTCAGCGCTTGTTACGCAccaaagaactcacacaggggagaagccatttttatgtttagAATGTAGGAAATGTTTTACTTCGAAATCAGATTTAGTTAGACATCAGaagattcacacaggggagaagccatattcatgttcttaATGCAGGAAATGTTTTAACTGGAAGTAACATTTTGTTAGACCAAGAGAATGTAAACAAGggaaaagccatttttatgtccCGAATGTTGGAAATGTTTACCCCACAATTAGCATCTTTCTTGATGTTTACATCAAAGAACTCACacaagggagaagccattttctttcGTTAACTAAAATCATGTCACACAAGAGAAAGGGAAATCAGTTAagattcataaatgattattatgAAATGTATGTAATTACCAATCAATGTATATTATCCAAAAAGCAAATATAATCCAGATAACTCACCTGTATATCCACCATGTGCAGAGAATATTTTACATTCATTTATTTACCTGAATATTAAAACTTTTTTccaattattaaaaatatttgctTTAAAACTTGTATAGTTGTGTTTGAATTTATCTTTTGTTATTTGTTGCATATGTAAGGATTGCTGTCTCTGCCAGGGACCGCaatgacagacttctcatcaaaCGTT
This window of the Bufo bufo chromosome 6, aBufBuf1.1, whole genome shotgun sequence genome carries:
- the LOC121004504 gene encoding oocyte zinc finger protein XlCOF6.1-like isoform X2 yields the protein MMEDHWPLTSAVKSSKMTTPERYPTPLLPQDGSEEHHNVPRDDDQLVNPDEDLNIIYVTETYERGDEHIRKDIPTEIHPDDCNSSSEEHLVSSHFKADDHVVTQDTYEKHAIITDVPSDIHSKNPSYDAMKHVEEKPFSCSYCGKCFKQKSDLVIHQRCHTWLMLFTCTECNKCFNQKSDLVRHQRIHTGEKPFSCPECGKCFTQKSSLDYHQRTHTGEKPFSCSECGKCFTAKSDFVRHQRSHTGEKPYSCSECGKCFRNRSHLLKHRHIHTGLKPHSCSECRKCFTQKSALVMHQRTHTGEKPFLCLECEKCFTSKSDLVRHQKIHTGEKPYSCYECRKCFTQKSALVTHQRTHTGEKPFLCLECRKCFTSKSDLVRHQKIHTGEKPYSCS
- the LOC121004504 gene encoding oocyte zinc finger protein XlCOF6.1-like isoform X1 gives rise to the protein MMEDHWPLTSPVKSSKMTTPERYPTPLLPQDGSEEHHNVPRDDDQLVNPDEDLNIIYVTETYERGDEHIRKDIPTEIHPDDCNSSSEEHLVSSHFKADDHVVTQDTYEKHAIITDVPSDIHSKNPSYDAMKHVEEKPFSCSYCGKCFKQKSDLVIHQRCHTWLMLFTCTECNKCFNQKSDLVRHQRIHTGEKPFSCPECGKCFTQKSSLDYHQRTHTGEKPFSCSECGKCFTAKSDFVRHQRSHTGEKPYSCSECGKCFRNRSHLLKHRHIHTGLKPHSCSECRKCFTQKSALVMHQRTHTGEKPFLCLECEKCFTSKSDLVRHQKIHTGEKPYSCYECRKCFTQKSALVTHQRTHTGEKPFLCLECRKCFTSKSDLVRHQKIHTGEKPYSCS